A window from Dioscorea cayenensis subsp. rotundata cultivar TDr96_F1 chromosome 10, TDr96_F1_v2_PseudoChromosome.rev07_lg8_w22 25.fasta, whole genome shotgun sequence encodes these proteins:
- the LOC120270810 gene encoding monothiol glutaredoxin-S3-like, whose translation MEQFLMVVIKEDGLISIVKGSMVVIVGKRACYMSYVAQRLLEGLKAYPTIYEVSEVFVARMTLIHNLGRILSEDDNTLVAPLFPVVFIGGKLVGGLNRLIAIHVTGELIPMLKAAGAIWF comes from the coding sequence ATGGAGCAATTTTTGATGGTAGTAATCAAAGAAGATGGTTTGATATCAATTGTGAAGGGAAGTATGGTGGTGATTGTAGGCAAAAGAGCTTGTTACATGAGTTATGTTGCTCAGAGATTGTTGGAAGGATTGAAAGCTTATCCAACAATATATGAAGTTAGTGAAGTGTTTGTAGCGAGGATGACATTAATCCATAACCTTGGAAGAATTCTTAGTGAAGATGATAATACTTTGGTTGCACCATTGTTTCCAGTGGTATTCATTGGGGGGAAATTGGTTGGGGGTTTGAATCGGCTCATAGCTATTCATGTCACTGGCGAGCTTATTCCTATGTTGAAAGCAGCTGGTGCTATTTGGTTTTGA